CCAGATCATCCTTCAATGCAAAATATGCCGTCAAAATACTGTTTAAACCGGTGTCAACTGCTGTTGCAATTTGCTCCGCTTTCGGTTGATTCGATTCAGCAGCAGGTTTGTCATTTGCGCCACATGCGGCGAGCAATACGATTAAGCTTAAAACAATCAGTAAGTTACGCATGGTAATTTCTCCATTTTTTGATAAGTAAATTTTTAATGTCACTGTCTCGTACCAGACTCCAGCCTGGAACGATAATTTTTTTATTTTGAGATTTTGACCGTTCAAAGCTGAACTTTGAACATGAGATTGTTTTTGAATCATGCTTCATCATCCCCGAATTTCAGCCAACCGCGTTCAGCCAATGAAAAGTAGAGCACCGGCACCACAAAAAGGGTGATTATCGCGATCAGCATTCCGCCAAATGTGGGAATTGCCATTGGCACCATAATGTCTGACCCGCGTCCGGTGGAGGTGAGTACCGGCAACAGTGCCAGAATGGTCGTCGCGGAAGTCATCAGTGCCGGGCGAACGCGTTTTTTGCCCGCTTCTACGGTTGCGGCGCGAATGTCTGTGATACTCTGCGGGTTATCGCGTCGGAAAGTTTGTGTGAGATACGTGGCGATCAGAACGCCGTCATCCGATGCGATACCGAACAATGCCAGAAATCCCACCCACACCGCCACACTTAAATTGATGGGCTCGATCTGAAACAGGTTCCGCAAATCTGCACCGAACAGCGAGAAATTCAGAAACCAGCTTTGTCCATACAGCCATAGCAAAATGAACCCGCCGGACCATGCGACAATAATGCCGGAAAAAACCAGCGCAGTGACCGGAACGGAACGGAATTGGAAATAAAGAATCAGAAAAATAATTACCAGCGCCAGCGGTAAAATGATTCGCAGCCGTGCTTCGGAGCGAACCTGATTTTCGTAAGTGCCTGCAAAGCTGTAACTTACGCCTGCAGGAATTTTCAACTCACCGGCAGCGGCTTTTTCCTGCAAAAATTGTTGAGCTTGCTGAACCACATCCACTTCGGCGAGTCCCGCTTTTTTGTCAAAAACAACGTATCCGGTCAGGAACGTATCCTCGCTTTTGATCATTTGGGGACCCCGGATGTAATGAATCTGCGCCAGTTGTGCCAACGGAATTTGCGCACCATCGGGCGCTGGCACCAGAATTCGCTCGAGATCGTCGATGTTCCCGCGGAGTTCGCGCAGGTATCGCACCCGGATCGGGTAGCGTTCGCGTCCCTCAACCGTCATCGTGATGGGCATGCCGCCCACCGCAACCATAATTACTTCCTGAACAGTTTGCAGCCGGATGCCGTATCGCGAAATAGCTTCGCGATCGATTTCGATTTCCAGATATGGTTTGCCGATGATGCGATCCGCCAAAACCGTCGCCGGTTCGATGGTCGGCAACTGTTTGAGCAACTGCTCCATTTGCAACCCGACCGCCTCAATGGTCTGCAAATCCGGCCCTTTTATTTTGATGCCCATCGGTGCGCGCATGCCGCTTTGCAGCATTACAATCCGGGCGGCGATCGGCTGTAATTTTGGTGCGGAAGTGCTGCCGGGAATTTGCCCGGATGCCACAATTTCATCCCAAATATCATCCGGGTTTTGGATGCCCGCCCACGCCTTTCGCCCCTCGTTCAGCGCCGGATCGAGTGCCGGACGCCAAATCCGGAACGGCTGTCCGCCGCTTTCCGGGATCAGGTTGCCGTTTGCATCCCGCAAAAATGCACCGCGCACAACATACGGCTCACCGTCCGGTGCTGGCACGGGTTCACCATTTTTAGAACGGAAAACATCCAGCGAATTCGCATCGAAACGAAACGTTCGCAGCCTTCCGTTTTCGTCGAGTAAAAATTGCGGGTGATAGTTGATCACCGTTTCAATCATCGAAACCGGTGCGGGATCGAGCGGTGTTTCCGCACGCCCGATTTTCCCGACGGTCGATTCAATTTCCGGCAAGGCCGTGAACGCCATGTCCTGTTTTTGCAATACATCCAACGCCTCGCCGATGGATGCATGCGGCATTGTCGTGGGCATGTAAAGGTATGAACCTTCGTCCAGCGCGGGCATAAATTCCTTTCCCAATCCCGGAAATGTGTGTGCAATAGCGGATACCGGACGCGATGAGCGGATTGCATTTGGCAGCCAGCCGAAGAAAAAATCGAAGCCGAGCCAAATCAATCCACCGGTGAAAATGATGCCGAAAATAAACGACAGAAATTTTCGGCGATGGTCAAGCACCGTGTTCAGCAGTCGTTCGTAATTGCGTTGAACAGCAACCATCACCAGCAAAACGGATGCGCCCATCAGCAAAATCAGCAACAAATTGACGAGAAAAGCACGATCGACACCGAGCGGCATCCAGATATCTGTGAGAATGAACGTAACCGCAGCGATGGCGATGTAATTGGCATATCGCTCCGAATTTTTGGTGATCGACAGCGGCAGTCGCGATTGAAAAATTTGATATAAACCAAATATAATCAACGCAATACCGAGCCAAATATTCAACAAGAGAACGATTGCCAGACCGGCCAAAACGGTCAAATAGCTGAGTGCGGTTTTCAGGTTTTTCCGGCGAATGTTCCCGGTGAACAGCAGTTGTGCGAAGGGTGGAATCAGCGTCAGCGCCACAAAAACAGAGGCAATCAGCGCGAACGTTTTGGTGTATGCCAGCGGTTTGAACAGCTTGCCTTCCGCAGCTTCCATTGTGAAAACGGGCAGAAAACTGACCACCGTTGTGGCAACCGCCGTAATAACCGCACTGCCGACCTCGCTGGATGCCCGGTAAATCACCGCCATTCGTGATTCTTCCGGTTTGGCGGCGTCGAGGTGTTTCAAAATATTTTCGGTGATAACAATACCCATATCAACCATCGTTCCGATCGCGATCGCGATGCCGGAAAGCGCCACAATGTTGGCATCCACGCCCGCGTATTTCATCGCGATAAAGGTCATCAGCACAGCCAGCGGCAGCAAACTGGCGATCAGCAGCGAGCTGCGCAGGTGCATCACCATCAAAATCACCACAATCGCAGTGACCAGAATTTGCTGCACCAATGCACTGTTCAGCGTGTCCAGCGTTTCGTAAATCAGTCCGGTGCGATCGTAAAACGGCACAACGGTCAATTGGCTGACGGTGCCGTCCGGCAGAATTTTTTTCGGCAAACCCGGCGCAATTTCGGCGATTTTGGCTTTTACATTTTTGATGGCTTGCAGCGGGTTATCGCCGTACCGAACCACCACCACACCGCCAACCGCTTCAGCACCGCCTTTGTCCAGCGCACCGCGCCGCAGCGCCGGACCCATCGCAACGTTAGCAACATTGCGGATGTAAACTGGCACATTATCGCGCGTTTTGATCACCGAATTTTCGATATCCTCTATTTTTTTGACAAAGCCGACACCGCGAATCACGTATTCCACCTGATTCATTTCGATGGTTCGAGCGCCCACATCGAGGTTGGACATTTTCACAGCGGCGAACACTTCCGCCAGCGAAACATCGTACGCCCGCATCGCGTCCGGATCGACATCGACCTGATATTCCTGTACAAATCCGCCAACCGAAGCAACCTCGCTCACGCCCTCGGCGGAGAGCAGGGAATAGCGCACATACCAATCCTGTGCGGATCGCAGCTCGTGCAAATCCCATCCGCCGGTGGGATTTCCCTGCGGATCGCGACCTTCCAGCGTGTACCAAAACACCTGTCCCAACGCGGTTGCATCGGGTCCGAGCGTCGGTTGCACACCTTCCGGCAGCAAGTTGGGCGGCAGGCTGTTGAGTTTTTCCAAAATCCGCGAGCGCGACCAGTAAAAATCGACATCTTCTTTGAAAATGACGTAAACGCTGGAAAATCCGAACATCGAAAAACTGCGCACGGTTTTCACGCCGGGAATGCCGAGCAACGCAGTGGTCATCGGATATGTGATCTGATCTTCGATATCCTGCGGGGAATGCCCGCTCCATTCCGTGAATACAATTTGCTGGTTTTCGCCGAGATCGGGAATGGCATCGACCGGAACAGGATTGCGCTGAACGCCGGGAATTTGCCAATCGAACGGCGCGACCAGCACGCCCCACGCAATGATGATCAGCGTAATCAACACCACGACCAGCTTGTTTTGCAGACAAAACAAAATCAACCGGTCGATGATGTTTTCAGGTTTTATTTTATTGGGCATTGTTCAATATTCTTTCGTAAACCGTTGTTATTTCAGAATTTCTGTTTGCTCGCCGCAACGATACATTCCCGAACCGAAATAGGGATTTTCAACACCTTCACGATTTTGCAGCCAAAATGCACCTTTGTCGTCGAACGCCATCGGGCAAAAAAAGCGGATGACCGGCTGATCAGTTTGCACCCCAAAAATCCGGAACGCGTCGGTCAGCGCATCGGAAAGCGGCTCGAACGCCGTTCGCGCAGCGGCGATATCTGCTGCCTCGGTTAAATTTCCTGCGCTGCGTTTCAACTGCTCGTGAAGTGCCATCCATTTTGCATGCGCGCTTTCGCTGCCGAGCAGCGTCATGTCTACTGTTTTAAGATTTTCAGCGAACGCGGTTGCCGCCGTTTTGGCATTGTTTGCCTCATCTTTGC
Above is a window of Calditrichia bacterium DNA encoding:
- a CDS encoding efflux RND transporter permease subunit gives rise to the protein MPNKIKPENIIDRLILFCLQNKLVVVLITLIIIAWGVLVAPFDWQIPGVQRNPVPVDAIPDLGENQQIVFTEWSGHSPQDIEDQITYPMTTALLGIPGVKTVRSFSMFGFSSVYVIFKEDVDFYWSRSRILEKLNSLPPNLLPEGVQPTLGPDATALGQVFWYTLEGRDPQGNPTGGWDLHELRSAQDWYVRYSLLSAEGVSEVASVGGFVQEYQVDVDPDAMRAYDVSLAEVFAAVKMSNLDVGARTIEMNQVEYVIRGVGFVKKIEDIENSVIKTRDNVPVYIRNVANVAMGPALRRGALDKGGAEAVGGVVVVRYGDNPLQAIKNVKAKIAEIAPGLPKKILPDGTVSQLTVVPFYDRTGLIYETLDTLNSALVQQILVTAIVVILMVMHLRSSLLIASLLPLAVLMTFIAMKYAGVDANIVALSGIAIAIGTMVDMGIVITENILKHLDAAKPEESRMAVIYRASSEVGSAVITAVATTVVSFLPVFTMEAAEGKLFKPLAYTKTFALIASVFVALTLIPPFAQLLFTGNIRRKNLKTALSYLTVLAGLAIVLLLNIWLGIALIIFGLYQIFQSRLPLSITKNSERYANYIAIAAVTFILTDIWMPLGVDRAFLVNLLLILLMGASVLLVMVAVQRNYERLLNTVLDHRRKFLSFIFGIIFTGGLIWLGFDFFFGWLPNAIRSSRPVSAIAHTFPGLGKEFMPALDEGSYLYMPTTMPHASIGEALDVLQKQDMAFTALPEIESTVGKIGRAETPLDPAPVSMIETVINYHPQFLLDENGRLRTFRFDANSLDVFRSKNGEPVPAPDGEPYVVRGAFLRDANGNLIPESGGQPFRIWRPALDPALNEGRKAWAGIQNPDDIWDEIVASGQIPGSTSAPKLQPIAARIVMLQSGMRAPMGIKIKGPDLQTIEAVGLQMEQLLKQLPTIEPATVLADRIIGKPYLEIEIDREAISRYGIRLQTVQEVIMVAVGGMPITMTVEGRERYPIRVRYLRELRGNIDDLERILVPAPDGAQIPLAQLAQIHYIRGPQMIKSEDTFLTGYVVFDKKAGLAEVDVVQQAQQFLQEKAAAGELKIPAGVSYSFAGTYENQVRSEARLRIILPLALVIIFLILYFQFRSVPVTALVFSGIIVAWSGGFILLWLYGQSWFLNFSLFGADLRNLFQIEPINLSVAVWVGFLALFGIASDDGVLIATYLTQTFRRDNPQSITDIRAATVEAGKKRVRPALMTSATTILALLPVLTSTGRGSDIMVPMAIPTFGGMLIAIITLFVVPVLYFSLAERGWLKFGDDEA